In a single window of the Pelagibacterium sp. 26DY04 genome:
- a CDS encoding LPS assembly protein LptD: MVKPPKGKNIVRHGALIACALAAGLAFAPAASAQQIIPADFFSQVPSGSGGDMAVAADTMVFNSRNDTVVAQGNVGISFEGFRATADRAIYYQTTGRVELVGNVAIVDPDGVEYVADRVDLEDGFREGFLRALTVAFPDGSQFTAAETNFHEGVERVYVDGTYRPCGTCIDENGNRIGWSVKAARIVTDEAERIIHFEQPSLQLLGVSVLWLPWLTMPSDEEIDFPVLSFDEDYGVGISLPFFRYRIANGTLAVTPNIYTNQGGGVELDWRQTVGDVSYRVWTAGVYQGNPGVYDGLADRNFRGAMQTTGQFTPTDEWTLGWSYTAFTDPAYLDDYYNQSRTTQQVYATYLDNDSYGDIRIQQFVPFDDAADWDAYQRLLDRQALTHPNAVYERIVELAEDAGRIELSGKLLGLTRQADHLSGSYSGNRYVRGYEGQSVHAMVQAAWTNQYIVPGGLAVSPYLGLRADGANYDGASDLDGAPEAQSLFSATPIAALDVRYPLLARTTGASHVIEPIAQLVYREGPAVPGIINNDAQSFVFEDSNLFSFNRFSGADRQETGLRANVGGQFQTSFDNGAWIGGLAGQSFHLAGTNAFNVTDGSTAGVGSGMNADASYIVAGVQAGYGVLRAGAKAQIDPETGDIPRGQISAAGEFHDIGLSANYVYIAENPVLGTTQDLHEISVGTRIPLADYWTANVGIAWDLATSQWLETTAGLRYDDNFLAYGIQARATGPTHDTADDLRIGVNFSLSGPQNQNVLDLGYSFTEF; encoded by the coding sequence ATGGTCAAACCACCCAAGGGGAAAAATATCGTGCGGCACGGCGCACTTATCGCATGCGCTCTGGCTGCGGGGCTGGCGTTTGCGCCGGCAGCGTCGGCACAGCAAATCATTCCAGCCGATTTCTTTTCGCAAGTTCCTTCCGGTTCGGGCGGCGACATGGCCGTTGCGGCCGACACCATGGTCTTCAATTCCCGCAATGATACCGTGGTTGCCCAAGGCAATGTCGGCATCAGCTTCGAAGGCTTCCGCGCTACCGCCGACCGGGCAATTTATTATCAAACCACTGGCCGCGTGGAGCTTGTGGGCAATGTCGCCATCGTCGATCCCGATGGGGTCGAGTACGTGGCCGATCGCGTCGATCTCGAAGACGGCTTCCGCGAAGGCTTCCTGCGCGCCCTTACCGTCGCCTTTCCCGATGGCAGTCAGTTCACCGCCGCCGAAACCAATTTCCATGAGGGCGTGGAGCGCGTCTATGTCGACGGGACCTACAGGCCCTGCGGCACCTGCATCGACGAGAACGGCAACCGCATCGGCTGGTCGGTCAAGGCGGCCCGCATCGTCACCGACGAGGCCGAGCGCATTATCCATTTCGAACAGCCCTCGCTGCAGCTTTTGGGCGTCTCGGTGCTCTGGCTGCCGTGGCTGACGATGCCGTCGGACGAAGAGATAGACTTTCCGGTTCTCTCATTCGACGAGGACTACGGGGTGGGCATCTCCCTGCCCTTCTTCCGCTATCGCATCGCCAACGGCACGCTCGCGGTGACGCCAAACATCTACACCAACCAGGGTGGCGGTGTGGAGCTCGACTGGCGGCAGACGGTGGGCGACGTCTCCTACAGGGTGTGGACGGCTGGCGTTTATCAAGGCAATCCCGGCGTCTATGACGGGCTGGCCGATCGAAATTTCCGTGGCGCCATGCAGACCACAGGGCAGTTCACGCCAACCGACGAGTGGACACTGGGCTGGTCGTATACGGCTTTCACCGATCCCGCCTATCTCGACGATTACTACAATCAGTCGCGCACCACGCAGCAGGTCTATGCCACCTATCTGGACAATGACAGCTACGGGGATATCCGCATCCAGCAGTTCGTGCCGTTCGATGATGCTGCTGATTGGGACGCGTACCAAAGGCTCTTGGACCGGCAGGCGCTGACGCATCCCAACGCAGTCTATGAGCGAATCGTCGAATTGGCCGAAGACGCCGGACGGATCGAGCTTTCGGGAAAACTGCTGGGATTGACGCGGCAGGCCGATCATCTTTCAGGCTCGTATAGCGGCAACCGATATGTTCGCGGCTACGAAGGCCAATCCGTCCATGCCATGGTGCAGGCCGCGTGGACCAACCAATATATCGTGCCGGGCGGGCTGGCGGTTTCACCCTATTTGGGGCTTCGCGCGGACGGAGCCAATTACGATGGCGCCAGCGATCTCGATGGCGCACCTGAAGCCCAATCCCTGTTCTCAGCCACGCCCATCGCCGCGCTGGATGTGCGCTACCCTCTCCTGGCCCGGACCACGGGCGCAAGCCATGTGATCGAGCCCATAGCACAGCTCGTCTATCGCGAAGGCCCTGCCGTTCCCGGCATCATCAACAATGACGCGCAGAGCTTCGTGTTCGAAGATTCCAACCTCTTCAGCTTCAACCGCTTCTCGGGCGCCGATCGCCAGGAGACCGGCCTGAGGGCGAACGTGGGCGGCCAGTTCCAGACGAGTTTCGACAATGGAGCGTGGATCGGCGGGCTGGCCGGACAGTCCTTCCACCTGGCCGGGACCAATGCCTTCAACGTCACCGATGGCAGCACGGCCGGGGTGGGCTCGGGCATGAACGCCGACGCATCCTATATCGTAGCCGGCGTGCAGGCGGGCTATGGCGTTCTGCGCGCGGGAGCAAAGGCCCAGATCGACCCTGAGACCGGCGATATCCCTCGCGGCCAGATCTCTGCGGCCGGTGAATTTCATGACATCGGGCTTTCGGCCAACTATGTCTATATCGCCGAAAATCCCGTTCTGGGCACGACCCAGGACCTGCACGAAATTTCCGTGGGCACCCGAATCCCGCTTGCCGATTATTGGACGGCCAATGTTGGCATCGCGTGGGATCTGGCGACCAGCCAGTGGCTCGAGACGACGGCCGGCCTCCGGTACGACGACAACTTCCTTGCCTATGGCATTCAGGCCCGAGCCACCGGGCCGACCCACGACACCGCCGACGACCTTCGCATCGGCGTAAAC
- a CDS encoding LptF/LptG family permease, protein MNRVGRVICVRLAARIGLVVGIFFGIILLVEFLDTGRFNQTAEIAGPWTSTGLAFLSALRWSLLGLPVTVLIGAIVGLIDLHSHREMVIISASGRSIWSAMRWPILMILISGVVVTTVVDSFAIRVYQQLDAAQIGWGRAYGVQNRETWFNQTGTDGDYMLYARSVLRGGTELRDITILRYLPEGGTGTRIHAQNATLEPGAWHIRDGVVLDVDSPPRPFSEMTLATIATPSELSLKLGTAEDMSWFDLREALGVGIADPFALAAAETRFHKLNAIPFVLVGSLLIAFAFTAGYRRAGHYGWTIVYGIVLGLVVFVITEMADRAGSAGVLNPIAAAWGPALTAIVIGLTVILRREDGRV, encoded by the coding sequence ATGAACAGGGTCGGTCGCGTCATATGCGTGCGGCTGGCGGCCCGTATCGGGCTGGTGGTCGGGATTTTCTTCGGCATCATTCTGCTGGTCGAATTTCTCGATACCGGGCGCTTCAATCAGACAGCCGAGATCGCCGGCCCGTGGACGTCCACCGGCCTTGCTTTCCTGAGCGCCCTGCGATGGAGCCTTCTCGGCCTGCCGGTCACGGTACTGATCGGCGCGATCGTGGGATTGATCGACCTTCATTCGCACCGCGAGATGGTGATCATCAGCGCATCGGGACGCTCGATCTGGTCGGCGATGCGATGGCCGATCCTGATGATCCTTATTTCCGGCGTTGTGGTCACCACCGTCGTCGACAGCTTTGCGATCCGGGTCTATCAGCAGCTCGACGCTGCCCAGATCGGCTGGGGCCGGGCCTATGGCGTGCAGAATCGCGAGACGTGGTTCAACCAGACCGGCACCGACGGCGATTACATGCTCTACGCGCGCAGCGTGCTGCGCGGGGGGACCGAATTGCGGGACATCACCATCCTGCGCTACCTGCCTGAGGGCGGCACGGGCACACGCATACATGCCCAGAACGCCACGCTGGAGCCGGGCGCCTGGCACATTCGCGATGGGGTGGTTCTCGATGTCGACAGCCCTCCCCGTCCCTTTTCCGAGATGACGCTGGCAACCATCGCCACCCCGTCCGAACTCAGTCTCAAGCTGGGCACGGCCGAGGACATGAGCTGGTTCGACCTGCGCGAGGCGCTTGGGGTCGGAATCGCCGATCCTTTCGCGCTGGCCGCGGCGGAAACGCGATTCCATAAACTCAATGCCATTCCTTTCGTTCTTGTCGGTTCTTTGCTGATTGCGTTTGCCTTTACCGCCGGTTATCGAAGAGCAGGGCATTATGGGTGGACCATCGTCTATGGCATCGTCCTCGGGCTGGTGGTTTTTGTAATCACGGAGATGGCTGACCGGGCTGGCTCGGCAGGCGTTCTCAACCCGATTGCAGCGGCGTGGGGTCCAGCGCTCACCGCCATTGTCATCGGATTGACCGTGATCCTGCGTAGAGAAGACGGGCGCGTTTGA
- a CDS encoding LptF/LptG family permease, whose translation MDRLSRYLQSQFFAQALTIFAAGGALIWLMQLLRLFDLVSAQGQNFLTLMGQSALTTPTFARSILYVCFAIGLVRGLRALQSSRELHTIHAAQRTGSLWQAIVSFTLVGAAAVTLVANWIEPNARRISADWSAQIAADIVGRALVPGRFTEVEEGLVFSIAARERDGTLVDFFFDDTTNETRRTYFAETASVFQDETGYQLILNNGAIQYESAGQSGLSQIQFSQYHISLASLLDAASATQGLDQTDSISLLMAVAAGDEGERAMRIVHARLADTLRALAICALAAALCAYPDGGRGRRRIPVELVILLIAFAEQAIGAFSGGGARQYIAPTLILAGALVLLWVRSRRAFILPRWRLAP comes from the coding sequence ATGGACAGGCTGTCGCGTTACCTGCAGAGCCAATTTTTCGCGCAGGCGCTCACCATCTTTGCGGCGGGCGGCGCGCTGATCTGGCTCATGCAGCTTTTGCGCCTGTTCGACCTGGTTTCGGCCCAGGGGCAGAATTTTCTCACGCTCATGGGCCAGAGCGCCCTTACCACGCCCACCTTCGCGCGCTCGATTCTCTATGTCTGCTTCGCCATCGGGCTGGTACGCGGGCTGCGGGCGCTCCAATCGTCGCGGGAACTGCACACCATCCATGCCGCGCAGCGGACCGGATCCTTGTGGCAAGCCATTGTTTCGTTCACGCTTGTCGGCGCGGCTGCCGTGACATTGGTGGCCAATTGGATCGAGCCCAATGCACGGCGGATTTCCGCCGATTGGTCCGCTCAGATCGCCGCCGACATCGTCGGGCGCGCCCTTGTGCCGGGACGGTTCACGGAAGTCGAAGAGGGGCTGGTGTTTTCGATCGCGGCCCGAGAGCGCGACGGCACGCTTGTCGACTTCTTTTTCGATGATACGACAAACGAGACCCGCCGCACCTATTTCGCTGAAACCGCTTCGGTGTTTCAGGACGAGACCGGTTACCAGCTCATCCTCAACAACGGCGCCATTCAATATGAAAGCGCCGGCCAGTCCGGCCTGAGCCAGATCCAGTTTTCACAATACCATATCAGCCTTGCGAGCCTGCTCGATGCGGCGTCGGCGACACAGGGGCTCGACCAGACCGACAGCATCTCGCTGCTCATGGCCGTAGCGGCTGGAGACGAAGGCGAGCGGGCCATGAGGATCGTTCACGCCCGGCTTGCCGATACGCTGCGCGCGCTGGCCATCTGTGCGCTCGCCGCCGCCCTCTGCGCCTATCCCGATGGCGGGCGCGGCCGGCGGCGGATACCCGTCGAGCTCGTCATTTTGCTGATCGCCTTTGCCGAGCAGGCTATCGGCGCCTTTTCGGGCGGCGGCGCCCGGCAGTACATCGCTCCAACGCTCATTCTGGCCGGAGCGCTCGTGCTGCTTTGGGTCCGCAGCCGGCGTGCCTTCATCCTGCCGCGATGGAGGCTGGCGCCATGA